Below is a genomic region from Azospirillum sp. B510.
GCCACTCCTCCACGCCATAGCGGATGGCGATGTCGATGTGTTCCTTGGCGAAATCGACGCGGTGCTCGCCGATGCCGACCTCGACCTGGATGTCGGGATTCTCCGCCTGGAAGCGCTTCAGCCGGGGAATCAGCCAGCGCTGCGTCAGGGTCGGCAGCGCGCTGACCCGCAATACCCCGCCATCCTGCGCGCGGGTCGCCCGCACCGCCGCGGCGATGCGGTCGAGCGCCGCCGACGCCTCGCCATGGAAGGCGGCGCCCGCCGGCGTCAGCTCGATGCCACGGCCGACGCGGCGGATCAGTTCGACCCCGAGATCGGCCTGAAGGGTCTGCATCATGCGGCTGACGGCCCCCTGGGTCACCGCCAGCTCGTCCGCCGCCCTGGTGAAGCTGAGATGGCGGGCGACCGCGACGAAGCTGCGGACGGCATTGAGCGACGGCAAGGGGCGGTCGGAAGCGCGGTTGGAGGCGCGGTTGGGCATGGGCGACCCGAATCATGAGTTGAACTCATAAAACTCAGCCCGAGAACTCGTTTGTCAAGCCCGGGTGGATAAGGTCTGTTGGACGCCTCGACAGCCGCTTTTGGCAGCCACCCGCCACCCGGTCCCGAAAGGCCATCCATCGATGACGACGCTGACGCCCTTCCACATCGCCTTTCCGGTCGACGATCTGGCCGCCGCCCGCCATTTCTACGGCACCGTGCTCGGCTGTCCGGAAGGGCGCAGCAGCGACGAATGGATCGATTTCGACCTGTACGGCCATCAGATCGTCGCCCATCTGAAGCCGCGCGCGCCCGATGCGGCACCACCGGCCCACCAGAACCAAGTGGACGGCCACGATGTGCCGGTCCCGCATTTCGGCGTCGTGCTGCACCCCGCCGACTGGGACGCCCTGGCCGAAAAGCTGAAGGCCGCCGGGGTGAGGTTCGTGATCGAGCCCTACACCCGCTTCAAGGGCCAGGTCGGCGAGCAGTCCACCATGTTCTTCCTCGACCCCGCCGGCAACGCGCTGGAGTTCAAGGCCTTCGCCGACCTGTCGCAGCTGTTCGCGAAGTAACCGATGTGAAGGCGGGAGCCGCGGGCCATTCCTACGGATAGGCCCGCCGGCACACCGCCGCGATGATCTCGCGAAGCCAGCGGTGGGCCGGATCCGCCCGCAGGCGCGGATGCCGGATGGCGGAGATGGCGAAGTCCGCCGTCCAGACCGGCAGTTCGAAGCTGTCCAGCCCGAGACCGGCGGCATGAGCGGCGGTCTCGGGCTGTTGCCCAGGCACGAGCGGGGCACCGCCGCGGCTCAGCCCCAACTCCGCCAGCGCATCGTCGACCGGTCCATGGAATTCCCCACGGCGCGATGCGACGACGTGGCGGCAGGCGGCATAGCGTTCCGGCGATCGAGGACAGCATTCCGAAATATCTCGACTATCAGGGCCGGACGGTTCCCTGGTGATGGGGGGATGATGGGGAGCGGTGCCCCCACCCCATCCCCCACACTCACCCGCAACCCGCCATCATCAGCCCCAGCGTCTTCTCGTCCGCCCGGTCCGGCATCACCTCGCCGACGATGTGGCCGTCGAACATCACGATGATGCGGTCGGACAGCGCGCGGATCTCGTCGAGCTCGACCGAGACCAGCAGGATCGCCTTGCCCTGGTCGCGCAGGGCGACCAGCCGGCGGTGGATGAACTCGATGGCGCCGATGTCGACGCCGCGGGTCGGCTGGCCGACCAGCAGCAGGTCGGGGTTCCGCTCGATCTCACGGGCCAGAACGATCTTCTGCTGGTTGCCGCCGGAAAAATTGGCCGCCGCCAGCGACCCGTCGCGCGGGCGGGTGTCGTATTCCTCCATCCGGCGGGCGCAGCTGGCCGCCACCGCGTCGCGGTCCAGCAGAACCCGGCCGTTCCAGGCCGGATCGTCCTGGAAGCCCAGGATAGAGCATTCCTCCGCCGAGAAGCTGGTGACGAGACCGACCTTCTGGCGGTCCTCCGGCACATGGCCCACCCCAAGCCCGCGCAGCGCGCGGGCGTTGAAGCGGTCGGGATGCCCGGCCAGTTCCTCCCCGCGCAGGCGGACGGAGCCGCCGGCGATCGGCCGCATGCCGGCCAGCGCCTCCAGCAGCTCGGACTGGCCGTTGCCGGACACCCCGGCGATGCCGACGATCTCGCCGGCCCTAACCGACAGGCCGACGCCCTTCACCCGCTCCACGCCGGAGGGATCGCGCACCCGCAAGCCCTCGACCCGCAGCACCTCCGCCCCCGGATTGGCCGGCGCCTTGTCGACGCGCAGCAGAACCTTGCGGCCGACCATCAGCTCGGCGAGATGCTCCCGGCTGGTGTCGCGGGTGGCGACGTTGGCGACCACCTGCCCGCGCCGCATCACCGTGACATTGTCGGTCAGCTCCATGATCTCGCGGAGCTTGTGGGTGATGATGATCACCGTCTTGCCCTGCTGGCGCAGCGCCCGCAGGATGCGGAACAGATGGTCGGCCTCCTGCGGGGTCAGCACGCCGGTCGGCTCGTCGAGGATCAGGATGTCGGCGCCGCGGTAGAGCGCCTTGAGGATCTCGACCCGCTGCTGGGCGCCGACCGGCAGGTCCCCGACCGGGCTGTCGAGATCGACCTCCAGCCCATAGTCGCG
It encodes:
- a CDS encoding LysR substrate-binding domain-containing protein, whose translation is MPNRASNRASDRPLPSLNAVRSFVAVARHLSFTRAADELAVTQGAVSRMMQTLQADLGVELIRRVGRGIELTPAGAAFHGEASAALDRIAAAVRATRAQDGGVLRVSALPTLTQRWLIPRLKRFQAENPDIQVEVGIGEHRVDFAKEHIDIAIRYGVEEWPGAEMATLMPETMGVFCAPSLLDQGPPLRRPADLASHRLLRHTTRPDSWRVYLAAFGLPLPESALSLAFEHFFMIIEAASAGMGVALLPVFLAREDVASGRLVQPIQETLRPRGRYLIAHAPGAERARRVRRFKEWLLSEAE
- a CDS encoding VOC family protein, translating into MTTLTPFHIAFPVDDLAAARHFYGTVLGCPEGRSSDEWIDFDLYGHQIVAHLKPRAPDAAPPAHQNQVDGHDVPVPHFGVVLHPADWDALAEKLKAAGVRFVIEPYTRFKGQVGEQSTMFFLDPAGNALEFKAFADLSQLFAK
- a CDS encoding ABC transporter ATP-binding protein, with protein sequence MTQASAPAARSGIALETVAINKWFGANHANRDVSLAVPAGTIHGVIGENGAGKSTIMSIVYGYLRADGGEIRVNGAAAAIRTPRDALAAGIGMVHQHFMLVDPFSVLENVLLGAEGGVTLAGGLARARAELTRLARDYGLEVDLDSPVGDLPVGAQQRVEILKALYRGADILILDEPTGVLTPQEADHLFRILRALRQQGKTVIIITHKLREIMELTDNVTVMRRGQVVANVATRDTSREHLAELMVGRKVLLRVDKAPANPGAEVLRVEGLRVRDPSGVERVKGVGLSVRAGEIVGIAGVSGNGQSELLEALAGMRPIAGGSVRLRGEELAGHPDRFNARALRGLGVGHVPEDRQKVGLVTSFSAEECSILGFQDDPAWNGRVLLDRDAVAASCARRMEEYDTRPRDGSLAAANFSGGNQQKIVLAREIERNPDLLLVGQPTRGVDIGAIEFIHRRLVALRDQGKAILLVSVELDEIRALSDRIIVMFDGHIVGEVMPDRADEKTLGLMMAGCG